One region of Mangifera indica cultivar Alphonso chromosome 3, CATAS_Mindica_2.1, whole genome shotgun sequence genomic DNA includes:
- the LOC123210275 gene encoding PH, RCC1 and FYVE domains-containing protein 1-like isoform X2 codes for MQLRTSGGDGFRISVSSTPSYSSTGSGPDDIDSLGDVYIWGEVWFDGASSDSYLSLTSMNIDVLIPKPLESNVVLDVQQISCGVRHVALVTRQGEVFTWGEESGGRLGHGIERDFSRPRLVDFLAVNNVDFVACGEHHSCAVTTSGDLFTWGDGSHNVGLLGHGTDVSHWIPKRVCGPFEGLQILSVACGTWHTALATSNGKLFTFGDGSFGVLGHGNRESVTYPKEVQSLSGLKTVKVACGVWHTAAIVEVIGHTGANMSSRKLFTWGDGDKYRLGHGSKESYLLPTCVSSLIDYNFHQLACGRTMTIALTTSGHVFSMGGTEYGQLGNPNSDGKLPCLVQDKLVGEFVEEISCGAHHVAVLTSRSELLTWGRGANGRLGHGDTDDRNTPTVVEALKDRHVKHISCGSNFTSCICVHKWVSGVDQSVCSGCRQAFGFTRKRHNCYNCGLVHCHACSSKKALRAALAATPGKPHRVCDACYAKLKVAESGSTSNINRKLTAPVCSIDGRERIERGEVIRSSRALFSASTEAVKYLEIKSGKPGARTDSSIVRASQVPSLTQLKDVAFPSTLSGLNNGWWPMMIPPTPATPPQQATMQQSGVQSRSTSPYSRRPSSPRSGFSRTLIERLKKSNEVLTQDVSRLQSQIKSLKHKCETQDMEIKKLQKNAQDATKFAAGETFKSRSAKEFVNSLSNQLKEMMESLPPDLKDNESLKAICAQADAFIEANLTSEISSHLPPNANSDHHNPSESATSSMPDNNGSADVSHYAGREAVHHQSRPSGIPGDRESIEQFEPGVYVTFIQRRDGSAAFKRVRFSKRRFDSHQAEEWWSKNKERVLRRYNQLSSNATASAAPASNATPSSEAPSNPAPTEDTENASPSS; via the exons ATGCAACTAAGAACAAGTGGTGGAGATGGTTTCCGAATTAGTGTTTCAAGCACACCCAGCTACTCAAGTACAGGATCTGGTCCAGATGACATAGACTCACTAGGGGATGTGTATATATGGGGAGAGGTGTGGTTTGATGGGGCTTCTTCTGATAGTTATCTTAGCTTGACATCTATGAATATTGATGTGTTGATTCCTAAGCCCTTAGAATCAAATGTAGTTCTTGATGTTCAGCAAATTTCTTGTGGTGTGCGACATGTTGCTCTTGTAACAAGGCAAGGTGAGGTTTTCACTTGGGGAGAGGAATCTGGTGGGAGACTGGGTCATGGAATTGAAAGGGACTTCAGTCGTCCCCGGCTTGTGGACTTCCTGGCAGTTAATAATGTGGATTTTGTTGCATGTGGTGAGCATCATTCATGTGCTGTAACTACATCTGGTGATTTATTCACTTGGGGTGATGGTTCTCATAATGTTGGACTTCTTGGTCATGGAACTGATGTTAGCCACTGGATACCAAAAAGAGTTTGTGGACCTTTCGAAGGACTACAAATTTTATCTGTTGCATGTGGAACATGGCATACAGCCTTGGCCACTAGTAATGGGAAATTGTTTACATTTGGCGATGGATCATTTGGTGTTTTAGGACATGGAAACCGAGAAAGTGTCACGTATCCAAAAGAAGTTCAATCATTGAGTGGATTAAAAACAGTTAAAGTTGCTTGTGGAGTATGGCACACTGCAGCTATTGTAGAGGTTATAGGGCATACAGGTGCAAATATGTCATCAAGAAAATTATTCACATGGGGTGATGGTGACAAATACCGATTGGGGCATGGAAGCAAGGAGTCATATCTGCTTCCCACATGTGTTTCATCCCTTATTGACTATAACTTCCACCAGCTAGCATGCGGACGTACTATGACCATTGCCCTCACTACGTCAGGACATGTCTTTAGCATGGGTGGCACTGAATATGGTCAGCTAGGAAATCCAAATTCTGATGGAAAACTACCTTGCCTGGTGCAAGATAAATTGGTTGGTGAATTTGTTGAAGAAATCTCTTGTGGGGCACATCATGTTGCTGTTCTGACATCAAGAAGCGAACTATTGACTTGGGGAAGAGGTGCAAATGGAAGATTGGGACATGGGGACACAGATGATCGAAATACTCCAACAGTAGTCGAAGCACTGAAAGATAGACATGTGAAGCACATATCTTGTGGCTCAAATTTCACTTCTTGTATATGTGTACATAAGTGGGTCTCAGGGGTTGACCAATCAGTTTGCTCTGGTTGCCGGCAAGCATTTGGTTTTACTAGAAAGAGGCACAATTGTTATAATTGTGGGCTGGTGCATTGTCATGCTTGTAGTTCAAAAAAAGCACTGAGAGCAGCATTAGCTGCAACTCCGGGAAAACCACATCGTGTGTGTGATGCTTGTTATGCAAAACTTAAAGTTGCCGAGTCAGGTAGTACATCTAATATTAACAGGAAACTCACTGCTCCAGTATGTTCAATAGATGGCCGAGAAAGAATAGAGAGGGGAGAGGTAATAAGGTCTTCAAGGGCTCTGTTTTCTGCCTCTACAGAAGCAGTCAAATACCTTGAGATCAAGTCAGGAAAGCCTGGAGCCAGAACTGATTCTTCAATAGTTAGAGCCTCCCAAGTTCCATCACTTACACAACTGAAGGATGTCGCATTTCCCAGTACATTGAGTGGATTAAATAATGGTTGGTGGCCCATGATGATACCGCCAACACCAGCAACACCTCCACAACAGGCAACTATGCAGCAGTCTGGGGTTCAATCAAGATCTACTTCACCATACTCAAGAAGACCAAGCTCTCCTCGCTCAGGATTTTCTAGGACTCTTATTGAAAGACTCAAGAAATCAAATGAGGTCTTAACCCAAGACGTATCAAGACTGCAAAGCCAA ATTAAAAGTTTAAAGCATAAGTGTGAAACTCAAGACATGGAGATAAAGAAGTTGCAAAAAAATGCTCAAGATGCTACTAAATTTGCTGCAGGGGAAACTTTTAAGTCTAGATCTGCCAAGGAATTTGTCAATTCCCTCTCAAATCAG TTGAAAGAGATGATGGAAAGCTTGCCTCCTGATCTTAAAGATAATGAATCGTTGAAGGCAATCTGTGCTCAAGCTGATGCTTTTATAGAAGCAAATCTAACATCTGAAATCTCTTCTCACCTGCCACCCAATGCTAACTCTGACCACCATAATCCCTCAGAAAGTGCAACTTCTAGCATGCCAGACAACAACGGCAGTGCAGATGTGTCCCATTATGCTGGGAGAGAGGCTGTGCATCACCAATCCAGACCATCTGGAATACCTGGAGATAGAGAAAGTATAGAGCAATTTGAACCTGGTGTTTATGTAACTTTTATTCAACGTCGAGATGGTTCTGCAGCCTTCAAACGAGTTAGATTCAG TAAACGAAGATTCGACTCCCATCAAGCGGAAGAGTGGTGGAGTAAAAACAAAGAGAGGGTGCTTAGGAGGTACAATCAATTAAGCAGCAATGCAACTGCTTCAGCTGCACCAGCCTCTAATGCAACACCCTCCAGTGAAGCGCCCTCTAATCCAGCGCCTACTGAGGACACAGAAAATGCATCACCATCTTCATAG
- the LOC123210275 gene encoding PH, RCC1 and FYVE domains-containing protein 1-like isoform X1 — protein MEDLVSSGNSERNIEQALIALKKGTQLLKYSRTGKPKFRAFRLSPDETTLIWLSHGAEKTLKLSTVLKIIPGQRTAVFKRFLRPEKDYLSFSLLYCKGERSLDLICKDKAETEVWFAGLKALIGRNSNRRTRSDLLGIPNGDIIQYGRSFAPSLKLNNSICDSSSVDSRHSFSNFTSTDVASEHPNMQLRTSGGDGFRISVSSTPSYSSTGSGPDDIDSLGDVYIWGEVWFDGASSDSYLSLTSMNIDVLIPKPLESNVVLDVQQISCGVRHVALVTRQGEVFTWGEESGGRLGHGIERDFSRPRLVDFLAVNNVDFVACGEHHSCAVTTSGDLFTWGDGSHNVGLLGHGTDVSHWIPKRVCGPFEGLQILSVACGTWHTALATSNGKLFTFGDGSFGVLGHGNRESVTYPKEVQSLSGLKTVKVACGVWHTAAIVEVIGHTGANMSSRKLFTWGDGDKYRLGHGSKESYLLPTCVSSLIDYNFHQLACGRTMTIALTTSGHVFSMGGTEYGQLGNPNSDGKLPCLVQDKLVGEFVEEISCGAHHVAVLTSRSELLTWGRGANGRLGHGDTDDRNTPTVVEALKDRHVKHISCGSNFTSCICVHKWVSGVDQSVCSGCRQAFGFTRKRHNCYNCGLVHCHACSSKKALRAALAATPGKPHRVCDACYAKLKVAESGSTSNINRKLTAPVCSIDGRERIERGEVIRSSRALFSASTEAVKYLEIKSGKPGARTDSSIVRASQVPSLTQLKDVAFPSTLSGLNNGWWPMMIPPTPATPPQQATMQQSGVQSRSTSPYSRRPSSPRSGFSRTLIERLKKSNEVLTQDVSRLQSQIKSLKHKCETQDMEIKKLQKNAQDATKFAAGETFKSRSAKEFVNSLSNQLKEMMESLPPDLKDNESLKAICAQADAFIEANLTSEISSHLPPNANSDHHNPSESATSSMPDNNGSADVSHYAGREAVHHQSRPSGIPGDRESIEQFEPGVYVTFIQRRDGSAAFKRVRFSKRRFDSHQAEEWWSKNKERVLRRYNQLSSNATASAAPASNATPSSEAPSNPAPTEDTENASPSS, from the exons GCTCTCATTGCTTTGAAAAAAGGTACACAGTTACTCAAGTACAGCAGGACAGGGAAACCTAAATTTCGTGCATTCAGACTTTCTCCG GATGAAACAACTCTTATCTGGTTATCACATGGAGCAGAAAAGACTCTGAAATTATCTACAGTGTTAAAGATAATACCAGGACAGAGAACC gCTGTTTTCAAAAGATTTTTGCGCCCTGAAAAAGATTACTtgtcattttcacttttatattGTAAAGGTGAAAGATCTCTTGATCTG ATTTGCAAGGACAAAGCTGAGACAGAGGTGTGGTTTGCAGGCCTGAAGGCATTAATTGGAAGAAATTCGAATAGGCGTACCAGGAGTGACCTTCTCGGA ATACCTAATGGTGATATCATTCAATATGGAAGATCATTTGCTCCATCTCTAAAGTTAAATAATAGTATTTGCGATAGTTCGTCCGTTGATTCTCGTCATtctttttcgaatttcacaagCACAGATGTGGCTTCAGAACATCCAAATATGCAACTAAGAACAAGTGGTGGAGATGGTTTCCGAATTAGTGTTTCAAGCACACCCAGCTACTCAAGTACAGGATCTGGTCCAGATGACATAGACTCACTAGGGGATGTGTATATATGGGGAGAGGTGTGGTTTGATGGGGCTTCTTCTGATAGTTATCTTAGCTTGACATCTATGAATATTGATGTGTTGATTCCTAAGCCCTTAGAATCAAATGTAGTTCTTGATGTTCAGCAAATTTCTTGTGGTGTGCGACATGTTGCTCTTGTAACAAGGCAAGGTGAGGTTTTCACTTGGGGAGAGGAATCTGGTGGGAGACTGGGTCATGGAATTGAAAGGGACTTCAGTCGTCCCCGGCTTGTGGACTTCCTGGCAGTTAATAATGTGGATTTTGTTGCATGTGGTGAGCATCATTCATGTGCTGTAACTACATCTGGTGATTTATTCACTTGGGGTGATGGTTCTCATAATGTTGGACTTCTTGGTCATGGAACTGATGTTAGCCACTGGATACCAAAAAGAGTTTGTGGACCTTTCGAAGGACTACAAATTTTATCTGTTGCATGTGGAACATGGCATACAGCCTTGGCCACTAGTAATGGGAAATTGTTTACATTTGGCGATGGATCATTTGGTGTTTTAGGACATGGAAACCGAGAAAGTGTCACGTATCCAAAAGAAGTTCAATCATTGAGTGGATTAAAAACAGTTAAAGTTGCTTGTGGAGTATGGCACACTGCAGCTATTGTAGAGGTTATAGGGCATACAGGTGCAAATATGTCATCAAGAAAATTATTCACATGGGGTGATGGTGACAAATACCGATTGGGGCATGGAAGCAAGGAGTCATATCTGCTTCCCACATGTGTTTCATCCCTTATTGACTATAACTTCCACCAGCTAGCATGCGGACGTACTATGACCATTGCCCTCACTACGTCAGGACATGTCTTTAGCATGGGTGGCACTGAATATGGTCAGCTAGGAAATCCAAATTCTGATGGAAAACTACCTTGCCTGGTGCAAGATAAATTGGTTGGTGAATTTGTTGAAGAAATCTCTTGTGGGGCACATCATGTTGCTGTTCTGACATCAAGAAGCGAACTATTGACTTGGGGAAGAGGTGCAAATGGAAGATTGGGACATGGGGACACAGATGATCGAAATACTCCAACAGTAGTCGAAGCACTGAAAGATAGACATGTGAAGCACATATCTTGTGGCTCAAATTTCACTTCTTGTATATGTGTACATAAGTGGGTCTCAGGGGTTGACCAATCAGTTTGCTCTGGTTGCCGGCAAGCATTTGGTTTTACTAGAAAGAGGCACAATTGTTATAATTGTGGGCTGGTGCATTGTCATGCTTGTAGTTCAAAAAAAGCACTGAGAGCAGCATTAGCTGCAACTCCGGGAAAACCACATCGTGTGTGTGATGCTTGTTATGCAAAACTTAAAGTTGCCGAGTCAGGTAGTACATCTAATATTAACAGGAAACTCACTGCTCCAGTATGTTCAATAGATGGCCGAGAAAGAATAGAGAGGGGAGAGGTAATAAGGTCTTCAAGGGCTCTGTTTTCTGCCTCTACAGAAGCAGTCAAATACCTTGAGATCAAGTCAGGAAAGCCTGGAGCCAGAACTGATTCTTCAATAGTTAGAGCCTCCCAAGTTCCATCACTTACACAACTGAAGGATGTCGCATTTCCCAGTACATTGAGTGGATTAAATAATGGTTGGTGGCCCATGATGATACCGCCAACACCAGCAACACCTCCACAACAGGCAACTATGCAGCAGTCTGGGGTTCAATCAAGATCTACTTCACCATACTCAAGAAGACCAAGCTCTCCTCGCTCAGGATTTTCTAGGACTCTTATTGAAAGACTCAAGAAATCAAATGAGGTCTTAACCCAAGACGTATCAAGACTGCAAAGCCAA ATTAAAAGTTTAAAGCATAAGTGTGAAACTCAAGACATGGAGATAAAGAAGTTGCAAAAAAATGCTCAAGATGCTACTAAATTTGCTGCAGGGGAAACTTTTAAGTCTAGATCTGCCAAGGAATTTGTCAATTCCCTCTCAAATCAG TTGAAAGAGATGATGGAAAGCTTGCCTCCTGATCTTAAAGATAATGAATCGTTGAAGGCAATCTGTGCTCAAGCTGATGCTTTTATAGAAGCAAATCTAACATCTGAAATCTCTTCTCACCTGCCACCCAATGCTAACTCTGACCACCATAATCCCTCAGAAAGTGCAACTTCTAGCATGCCAGACAACAACGGCAGTGCAGATGTGTCCCATTATGCTGGGAGAGAGGCTGTGCATCACCAATCCAGACCATCTGGAATACCTGGAGATAGAGAAAGTATAGAGCAATTTGAACCTGGTGTTTATGTAACTTTTATTCAACGTCGAGATGGTTCTGCAGCCTTCAAACGAGTTAGATTCAG TAAACGAAGATTCGACTCCCATCAAGCGGAAGAGTGGTGGAGTAAAAACAAAGAGAGGGTGCTTAGGAGGTACAATCAATTAAGCAGCAATGCAACTGCTTCAGCTGCACCAGCCTCTAATGCAACACCCTCCAGTGAAGCGCCCTCTAATCCAGCGCCTACTGAGGACACAGAAAATGCATCACCATCTTCATAG